The Brachypodium distachyon strain Bd21 chromosome 4, Brachypodium_distachyon_v3.0, whole genome shotgun sequence nucleotide sequence CTATAAATCGACCGAGAAACGTACACCCCAATAAACTAATGCATACATGTGTGGTGCAGATATTCAGCAACGGACGGTACAAGAGCGTGCTGCACCGGGTGCGGGTAAACTCGACGCGGTCGCGGATCTCGGTGGCGTCGCTGCACAGCCTGCCGCCGGAGCGGGTGAtcgggccggcgccggagctgcTGGCCGGCGAGCCGCGGCGGTACATGGACACCGACCTCACCACCTTCCTCGACTACCTCGCCTCTGCCGAAGGGAAGCACAAGACGTTCCTCCAGTCAAGGACCATCACCACATCGCCCGGCTAATCATCAATCCATCGACCGGCCAGGAACAGTTAATCTCGTCCGTACGTACCGTACGTCAAGGCTTCGCCTTAAACTGTACTCCTCCTAGCAAGTCAACACGCATGCGTGCGTATATCAAGGATCGATAACACGCACGTTTCGGCCCGTCAgtttcgatcgatcgatcgaggacCACACCCCCTCCTCCCACCCCTAATTAATTAGGTACTGGCTAGCTTAGTTCTGAATTTCGATGATTTAATTGTTATTAAGATGAGCGTCATTTGATTGATGAAACGTTCGTTTGTACTCCCTACGTAGCTAATATATGGAAGATGTACTTATTTACTATGAGTCAATTCCATtttgggcaaaaaaaaatctcgacCTCTCGTCAACAACTGACTAGGTCCTAGATTTTGAAGAGCCAACCTAAATCCTATAGCTAGACACTGccgtatgaaaaaaaaaacatttcaaGCATACTGCTGACCTTCTCAGTTCTCACCCAcgttctataaaaaaaaaaacttctcgCCCatcgttttttgttttgtttttgacgTAAAGTAGCATGGTGCTCTGGCTCCGCCATTCCATTGGCCATTGGGACGAGTTGGGCCAGcccaaagaaagaagaaaaaggcccGATGCTGCAAGGTAACTCGGCTAGTCGGCTGTACaggaaaaactaaaaaaaaacattcaacGTCATCTCGAATCGCAGCCAAAATGGCGGGAAGGGCTCGGTGCCACTTGCCAGGCTGCTCGGTGGTTGTGTACTTCCTGGCTACTCCATCTTTCCGTTAAGATTGACGcgattttgatttttgaactagttcaaaaccgtTCCAATcgttatgaaacggaggaaataCTTGATTTTCTATGTGAAACGGCAATCTATTACTTGAATGATTAACCAAAATACAATTTTGTTGGATCAACTCGCACAGGTCGCGGGACTGATCTAGCAAAAAAAACCAATAGACCTCTCTTCCCTAGCATACTGGGTTGGACAACGCTATGAACCAGAACATCCCAGAGGGATCCCGAGAAAGGCCCATTTTCAGTTCAGCTATATCAAATTTcctattcaaattttgagcaaaaatTTTAACAGAAGATTTGAGAAGCGAATTCGACCATGTTAAGGACTTCTCGAAACATTATTACTATGCAATTTTTAGTCCTAGACGGCAAAATAACAAGTGGACAGTATATTACCATAAACgtaaatcaaatcaaatttaCATTGTTAATTTCTAGCCTCCCCCTAATAATTAACCACGAACCTTCTTCTAGCAAGCCGGCTTGTTTCTGCTATCTCTTGCCACTTCACTTGATTAATGCTCTGCTTCCAGACTTGTACTATCGGTCAGTGTATATGCAGTTGTGCTATCACCATcgatctccatctccagcgCAGTCGTCTTGCAAATTGCATTGCACACATGCGGTGGTTGGTCCATATCATGCACCTATTCTCTCTCAGTCTAGCTAGTCGGTGGTTTGATGAATTTTACATACGtgtcagctagctagctaggaggaAACTTAGGAACCCAagggcgcgcggcgcgggaTTCCCTTCCGTCGGTGACGACGACGGTGCTTCCTCACCGCAGGCGCCATTGTCGGTGccagatgctgctgctgctgcctcccgTTGCTATCGCTGTCGACGACGTCGCCGCTTCCTGCGCCCTcctcagcgccggcgccgctcctcTTGATGCTCGCCAGCTGCATTGCGATTTCGGCGTACGAATTGATGGAATTGAAGGGAGTTTATTTTGCAGAGAATGCGTGGAGGACGAACAAAATGCGGGGCACATATATACCTTGCATCCGAGGGAGCAGAAGCGGAAGGTGTCGAGcagggcgcgggcgcagaCGCGGCAGCTGTAGGTGGTGCCGCGGGCAAGGGTTCCTGATCCTCGCGGCGGGGGCTGCGGGCGCTGGTTGAGGAAGAGCACCCTGGCGCCGTTGATGACGTACGTCTGGACGCCGGCcacgtccagcgcctcctccACATCCGCCACGCGCACCACGTCGTGGTACGACGACCGCCGTACCTGCAGGACCACACCAATTCCGGTTCCAATTCCAATTTCATTGCTTCCAAAGCAAAGCCAAACGAGAAAGAAGACCGGCCAGAATGTAACCTGGATGACGCGGTGCGCGGCGTGGCGCTGCTGGCGGCAGTAGTAGCAGAAGGCCGGCGCGCGGCAGTCGAGGCAGAACTTGTTGCACTCGCTGCGGGGGCGGCCGGCGTGCGCGCCGCACGTGGAGAAGAAGCGCGTCGTCAGAAGAGGCTCCAGCCACGGCGGCACCTGCTGCATCATCGATCCGATCGATCCTCCGCCGGCCGATCGATCAAGAGAATGCCGCCAACTGACTGATgccggcgctcgccgcgaCTCCGTCCTGCCGTCCGAATGCAACAAGCTTTATGAAAGCAATTGGTGATATCGGAGATGTTTGGTGCCTTGTTGCTGTCGGCGTGCGTGCGTTGCGTTTGTGGCGCAGCGAAAACATATGGGGAGAAGAGAGGCAGCAGGCCTTCCAATCAAATAAAGCAATTGAGTTGCCCGCCTGCCGATTAATCAATTGATTAGGCGATTGATCATAGACAAATCGACCCAGTAATCAATCAGTATATAGGTCATTAAAGAAAGATTCCGATTGCCATTCATGTGTCGGTTGCCCACTGTCGATCCTCGCCTATGCCAACTGCCATAgccggcgcggcacggcgtcTCCGTTCAAATGCAGGAAGAAGAGTAAGCAGTTGATGAGAGCGGACGGAGGGATCGGTCGAAGAAGGGGaagttatttttgttttatttaacCAGTATacagatatatatttttataaaatgaGACACCAAAGTGTGATCTTTGATCTTCGAAGCTCGAAGTGTGGTGAGCTACGGACTGGGAGCCGGTGCCCTGCCAGAGGAAAAATCGTGCGactgtgtaaaaaaaaaaccatctGACTGGAGTCTGCGCCGTCCGATGCAAATACACGGTGGATGTTGGGGCTCAGTGCACGCGGTGACCTGCCTCTGGCAAGGCACCCGATCCCAGTCCGTGAGCTGCTAGCACACCTGGTTAAACCAAGCATAGCTTGgttctcgaaggggaagttaGTTAATTGGGGGGGAGTTTGGTGGCTTGTTGATGTTGGTGGGGTTAGCTTGCGTTTGCCTTGATGTGTCGCTTGTTCAGTGTACGTACGTGACAAACAGGCCATTGTCGGTTTCATATGTGTACTGTATGATCGATTACAGTCTCACGAACGCCATAGTCGGCTCATCATCGCCATGACGCCATCAACAGCAACACCTGAGCAGAACCGACCATGCAATACTTCCTCCCTccgatgtatctatttttaggTGTGCCCAAATACGAAAtttttcgacaacaatttagaattaATTTTAGATGTGTCTAAATATGAaagcatgtaatatttcaacaacaatttaaaattaattaaagctAAAGTCAGCCTGAAGAAACACAAATCGCAACATCTGCACACTAGAAAGCGCCAGAAACAGCAGGACAACAGTTATCGAGATACCGCTCACTAGCACTACGAGCACAATACACATTTGGTGGACTAATCTGCACCCCACGCCCGGTGATTAAGATCGATCGACACACACACCA carries:
- the LOC100828424 gene encoding uncharacterized protein LOC100828424 isoform X1, which codes for MMQQVPPWLEPLLTTRFFSTCGAHAGRPRSECNKFCLDCRAPAFCYYCRQQRHAAHRVIQVRRSSYHDVVRVADVEEALDVAGVQTYVINGARVLFLNQRPQPPPRGSGTLARGTTYSCRVCARALLDTFRFCSLGCKVYMCPAFCSSSTHSLQNKLPSIPSIRTPKSQCSWRASRGAAPALRRAQEAATSSTAIATGGSSSSIWHRQWRLR
- the LOC100828424 gene encoding uncharacterized protein LOC100828424 isoform X2; its protein translation is MMQQVPPWLEPLLTTRFFSTCGAHAGRPRSECNKFCLDCRAPAFCYYCRQQRHAAHRVIQVRRSSYHDVVRVADVEEALDVAGVQTYVINGARVLFLNQRPQPPPRGSGTLARGTTYSCRVCARALLDTFRFCSLGCKLASIKRSGAGAEEGAGSGDVVDSDSNGRQQQQHLAPTMAPAVRKHRRRHRRKGIPRRAPLGS